A region from the Alosa alosa isolate M-15738 ecotype Scorff River unplaced genomic scaffold, AALO_Geno_1.1 AALO_1.0_unplaced_2, whole genome shotgun sequence genome encodes:
- the LOC125290188 gene encoding LOW QUALITY PROTEIN: cyclin-dependent kinase D-2-like (The sequence of the model RefSeq protein was modified relative to this genomic sequence to represent the inferred CDS: substituted 5 bases at 5 genomic stop codons), with the protein MDKYIKINTLGVGASGVIYKAQVNDEKMKEIIGKEIVAIKRIKLMGNGEIPXEAIREIKFLKELNHPNIIKLYDVFXDEYNIYLVLEYMEMDLEKIIRKNKLGKNLIKIYFLXILEVVNYLHKKFIIHRDIKTSNFLLDGFNNLKLSDFGLTKLIGYEFIRDKMYIMTPNVCTIWYRAPELLFGSKVYDFSIDIXSVGCILGELILGYPLFPGTGEIDXLGRIFSLLGTPEHNGWEEAKKLPNYIEYEKT; encoded by the coding sequence atggataaatatataaaaattaataCATTAGGAGTAGGAGCATCAGGAGTTATATATAAGGCACAAGTAAATGATGAAAAGATGAAAGAGATAATAGGTAAGGAAATAGTTGCAATAAAAAGAATTAAATTAATGGGAAATGGAGAGATACCGTAGGAAGCAATAAGAGAAATTAAATTTTTAAAGGAATTAAATCATcctaatataataaaattatatgatGTATTTTAGGAtgaatataacatttatttagtaTTAGAATATATGGAGATGGATTTAGAGAAGATAATAAGAAAGAATAAATTAGgaaaaaatttaattaaaatttattttttatagatATTAGAAGTGGTTAATTATTTACATAAAAAATTTATAATACATAGAGATATTAAGACGTCTAATTTTTTATTAGATggatttaataatttaaaattaAGTGATTTTGGATTAACTAAGTTAATAGGATATGAATTTATAAGGGATAAAATGTATATAATGACACCGAATGTATGTACAATATGGTATAGAGCACCTGAGTTATTATTTGGAAGTAAAGTTTATGATTTTAGTATAGATATATGATCAGTTGGATGTATATTAGGGGAATTAATATTAGGATATCCATTATTTCCAGGTACAGGAGAGATAGATTAGTTAGGAagaattttttcattattaggAACACCGGAACATAATGGATGGGAAGAGGCTAAGAAGTTACCTAATTATATAGAGTATGAAAAGACATAG